One Phaseolus vulgaris cultivar G19833 chromosome 2, P. vulgaris v2.0, whole genome shotgun sequence DNA window includes the following coding sequences:
- the LOC137809017 gene encoding uncharacterized protein, protein MAEDFPSIISKAVESSTKKLQDDIFTLRAENRTIRIEAERLSCNLTLVDIDHSQVEDAMSTELRVARKEATDLRHKVQLLAQEKIELESKLVPYRVKVADLEALIKADAAKVKNLEKRSADREVFLGKVEKERDDTMAKLAEANEENGKITTQLAQAQAESKKVAEDLLQARETIEELKKQAEELKQQNEGLKKQIEELELSSAQILAAGFEAAREQFACLYPDLDLSMVSLNNEVVDGKVVPSED, encoded by the coding sequence atggcggaggatttcccctccatcatctccaaagctgtggagagttccaccaagaagctccaggatgacatcttcaCACTCCGAGCGGAGAATCGcaccataaggattgaggcggagaggttatcctgcaatctaacGCTCGTCGATATCGATCACTCCCAAGTGGAAGATGCTATGAGCACTgagctccgggtggcacgcaaggaggccaccgatctacgccataaggtgcagctcttggctcaagagaagattgagctagaGAGCAAGCTCGTAccctatcgcgtcaaagtggctgacctggaggcgttgatcaaagcagacgccgccaaggtaaagaacctcgagaaaaggtcagccgatcgggaggtcttcttggggaaggtggagaaggagagagacgacaccatggccaagctcGCTGAAGCCAACGAAGAAAACGGGAAGATCACCACacagctggcccaggcgcaggcggaatccaagaaggttgctgaagaccttcttcaagctcgggagacaattgaagaactcaagaaacaagctgaagagctgaagcagcagaacgaggggctaaagaaacagattgaagaacttgagcTAAGCTCCGCCCAAATTctcgctgctggattcgaggccgcccgggaacagttcgcctgcctgtaccccgacttggatctttccatggtgtctctcaacaatgaggtggtggacgggaaggttgttccttctgaagattga